The following coding sequences lie in one Silene latifolia isolate original U9 population chromosome 5, ASM4854445v1, whole genome shotgun sequence genomic window:
- the LOC141655166 gene encoding receptor-like protein EIX2, with translation MLTTCVITQFLFILLLDVHQGLAVGCHEAEREALLMFKHSFSHPSNRLSSWKGKGCCDWEGVGCDNVTAFVNRLDLPNQYYDDPDALTASKLNPSLLELSQLRYLDLSGNDFQGSQIPKFIGSFKYLRYLNLSYSNFSGIVPSQLGSLTRLRTLSLSSLFLYNSTPLSSDLHWVSKLVSLQYLDFGGSHIIHANNSMHPLNIPPSLLVLHLDLCDNLDNSLLLRLFSNSTWLSRVQQLDLSGNSLRGTLPYVLANMTSLTYLDLSSNQLNGSIPLWLGNMTSLTYLDISDNELNGSIPLWLGHMTSLTYLDLSENELNVSIPLSMRSMRKLEHLDLSSNSFRLVRREVTMGTLGEVRSYKPTTIYSSLCASYDVENLGFGQNMIEGILPFWLGEFKYLRVLDLSYNRLNGPIPISIGRLSYLEYLDLSFNNLNGTIPHGLGQCKALVHIDLSSNFLHSALSEFYLDNLSRLEYLDLSFNVVEWNITSNWSPPFQLDCLRMVSCKIQSQFPQWIGEQTKLNILDFSANNISGELPKCFSSNQLTNINISHNQITGPVPYFSSPKLKFIDLSFNLLSGSLVHQDPFAKNDTVGTPVCQLRFLKFLDLQRNNISGGITDCWAGLEFLAYINLASNNLSGIIPLSMGLLSELAFLKLSNNSLQGPIPPTLSASSRLQMLDLGENKLDGNVPSNWGGKTFSFLELLRLRGNQLVGSIPPTLCSIYTLKFIDLSFNNLTGGIPLCLGHLLQMGSANVDGLAFFPFYEFPEVEDDSTMVVLKGAKLKYTSTLIYVVNLDLSCNALTGSIPEGIANLSALIGLNLSHNHLTGNIPNKIGEMTLLESLDLSNNNISRAIPPSISALTSLVRLNLSYNNLQGQIPTGHQLQVLEDPSMTYIGNPGLCGNPLPNKCETGYGENQKIQRQEKSDKVDVWEKPLLYFFIMSGFATGFWGVVGSLLLKKRFRLALFQHMGSVTDYFYVQVMIRLNRLRYKQ, from the coding sequence atgtTGACAACATGTGTTATAACACAGTTTCTTTTCATACTGCTACTGGATGTACATCAAGGCTTGGCAGTTGGCTGCCATGAGGCAGAACGAGAGGCGCTGCTCATGTTCAAGCATAGCTTTAGTCACCCGTCAAATAGGTTGTCATCTTGGAAGGGTAAGGGTTGTTGTGATTGGGAAGGAGTGGGCTGTGACAATGTTACAGCCTTCGTCAACCGTCTTGACCTACCCAACCAATATTATGACGATCCAGACGCCTTAACAGCCTCAAAATTAAACCCTTCCctgcttgaattgagtcagttgcGCTATTTAGATTTGAGCGGCAACGACTTTCAAGGTAGTCAAATCCCGAAATTCATTGGCTCGTTCAAGTATCTCAGGTATCTCAACCTATCTTATTCAAACTTTAGCGGCATTGTGCCATCCCAGCTCGGCAGTCTTACTAGATTACGGACACTCAGTTTGTCTTCGTTGTTCCTGTATAACTCGACTCCTTTGTCCAGTGATCTACACTGGGTTTCTAAACTTGTAAGTTTGCAATAtctggattttggtggtagtcaTATAATTCACGCCAATAATTCCATGCACCCACTCAACATTCCTCCTTCTTTGCTTGTCCTGCATCTTGATCTTTGTGACAATCTTGATAATTCCTTATTACTACGCCTTTTCTCTAATTCCACTTGGCTTTCCAGGGTTCAACAACTTGATCTTTCGGGTAACTCATTACGTGGAACACTGCCTTATGTTTTGGCCAACATGACCTCCCTAACATACCTCGACCTTTCAAGTAATCAATTAAATGGCTCAATCCCATTGTGGTTGGGAAATATGACCTCCTTAACATACCTTGACATTTCAGACAATGAATTAAACGGCTCAATCCCATTGTGGTTGGGACATATGACCTCCCTAACCTACCTTGACCTTTCAGAAAATGAATTAAATGTCTCAATCCCGCTCTCGATGAGAAGCATGAGAAAACTAGAGCATCTCGACCTTAGCTCTAACAGTTTTAGACTAGTTAGGAGAGAGGTGACCATGGGTACGTTAGGTGAGGTGCGATCATACAAGCCCACAACAATCTATTCCTCCTTATGCGCCAGTTATGATGTGGAGAATCTGGGGTTCGGTCAAAACATGATTGAAGGCATTTTGCCTTTCTGGTTGGGGGAGTTCAAATATTTGAGAGTGCTAGATTTAAGTTACAATAGACTAAATGGTCCTATTCCAATATCAATTGGAAGATTATCATACTTGGAATATTTAGACCTCTCCTTTAATAATCTCAATGGCACTATCCCTCATGGCTTGGGACAATGCAAGGCCCTTGTTCACATTGACCTCTCGTCCAACTTTTTACATAGTGCACTTTCGGAGTTCTACTTAGATAACCTCTCAAGATTAGAGTATCTAGACCTAAGCTTCAATGTTGTGGAGTGGAATATTACTTCTAATTGGTCACCGCCATTTCAACTGGATTGCCTCCGTATGGTGTCTTGTAAAATCCAATCTCAGTTCCCGCAGTGGATTGGTGAGCAGACAAAGCTCAACATATTAGATTTTTCGGCTAATAATATATCCGGAGAGCTACCTAAATGTTTCTCAAGCAATCAATTGACTAATATAAATATTTCTCACAATCAAATTACAGGTCCAGTCCCATATTTCTCTTCCCCTAAGCTTAAATTCATAGATCTCTCATTTAACTTGCTTTCAGGGTCATTAGTACATCAAGATCCTTTTGCTAAGAATGATACAGTTGGAACTCCGGTATGTCAACTTCGTTTCTTAAAGTTCCTAGATCTTCAGAGGAATAACATTTCCGGAGGCATTACTGACTGTTGGGCTGGTTTAGAATTTCTAGCCTACATCAACTTAGCTTCTAACAATCTTTCTGGGATTATTCCCTTGTCTATGGGACTTCTTTCGGAATTAGCATTTCTAAAATTGAGTAACAATTCTCTTCAAGGCCCGATTCCTCCAACACTAAGTGCTAGTTCAAGATTGCAAATGCTGGATCTTGGTGAGAATAAGCTAGATGGGAATGTACCAAGTAATTGGGGAGgaaaaactttttcttttctagaATTGCTCAGGCTACGAGGAAATCAACTTGTCGGTTCTATTCCACCAACATTGTGCTCTATCTATACGCTCAAATTCATTGATCTTTCCTTCAACAACTTGACAGGAGGCATACCTCTTTGCTTGGGCCACTTACTTCAGATGGGGTCAGCTAATGTGGACGGGCTTGCTTTTTTCCCCTTTTATGAGTTTCCTGAAGTCGAAGATGATAGCACAATGGTGGTTCTGAAAGGAGCAAAACTAAAATACACAAGTACTCTCATATATGTTGTAAACTTAGACCTTTCATGTAATGCCTTAACAGGCTCAATTCCTGAAGGGATTGCAAATCTATCCGCACTTATCGGTCTCAACTTGTCTCATAACCATCTGACTGGAAATATCCCAAACAAGATCGGTGAAATGACATTATTAGAATCCCTCGATCTATCAAATAATAATATCTCTCGCGCAATCCCGCCAAGCATCTCAGCCTTAACTTCATTGGTTCGTCTCAACTTGTCCTACAacaatttacaaggacaaatccCCACCGGACATCAACTCCAAGTTCTCGAAGATCCATCAATGACGTATATAGGCAACCCTGGACTATGTGGCAATCCCTTGCCAAACAAGTGCGAAACCGGCTATGGTGAAAACCAGAAGATACAAAGACAAGAAAAGTCAGACAAGGTAGACGTTTGGGAAAAACCGTTGTTGTATTTCTTCATAATGTCGGGATTTGCAACTGGATTTTGGGGAGTAGTGGGGAGTTTGCTGCTCAAGAAAAGGTTCAGGTTGGCTCTATTTCAGCATATGGGAAGTGTCACGGATTATTTTTATGTTCaagtaatgattaggctcaacaGGCTGAGATATAAGCAGTAA